GTCCTTGACTTGGTTTTTGAAGACGAAAATGGATACCACCAACTTGTCCCATCACTGGAGCCCTCCTGCTTGATCCTCTTGTTTCGCCTGAAAATCAAGAATCCGACAATAGATAGCACGGCCACGATGAAAACTACACCTCCAAGAGTACCAATTATTGCTTTCAAGATTGCAACCCTTGTTCGCCTTTTTTGCAATTGGCTAGGCGGCGTAGTGGTTTTTGGGATCAATATATCACGAGGGTCGGGATTGGGTCCAGCGAGATTGCCGCCGAAGTTGCTCAACTTGAATATTTCGATACCATTCAAGATAGCATCACTTCTGCGCGTTTGCCAATCAGCTGGGTTTGCCTGCAAAGCGACAGAGAGGTTTAGTTTCTTCTCATTTCTTTGGGCATTGGGCATCAAGACTGCGTAATCCTTATATATCGGAACGCCGTTTCCACCACTCTGTCCTATCACGTCGAATCCTCCCTCTGCGGATTGATTATTTATGAAGATGAGGAACACTCTATCACCGATTACAAGAATCTCCCCCTCGAACTCGCAAAAATGTAACCTTACCATATACATGAACCCATAATCCACGGGAAACTGCCAGGTCAGATTATACTTCTTGTTTAACTCGTTATCCATTCCCATAGACCGTGCGGTTCGATAGACTTGTTCTGGCGCAGTGTAATTAGGGATTTGGTTAAACTGGAGGTGGACAGTTAAGTTGACAGGTAAAACACTTGTCCCAGAGGACGTCAGGTAGGCGCCCTCAGCTGACCACATCCGAAACATTCCTGTATCTTTATAAGGCGGTATGCCACCTCCACCCACGTTTATACGGTATACCATTTCCAGAGCAGTGTTGTTTTCGATGCGCACACGTTGGTTTGGTTCTCCGATAAAGTTGAACCCGTTTTCTGGGTCGTCGGGTTTAGTGTAGTAAAGATATGGTGGCATCGATACAACTTCTATTCCATTGATGAATGCATGCGTATCTATCGTATTTGGGCTTGGAATAAAAGTTATGTTTAACCACTGCTCATCTACCACGTTAATGCAGAATTCTCTGTATATAGTAGGATCCAAAGGATTATCATCGAAATCAGCAGTAAGCGATGCATTAAATTCGTGAAGAAGAGTGTACGGACCTATTTTGACAGAGAAAAGGGCTTTGGAGCGCTCAAAGTTTTGGTATGTAGCTGGGTAGAAGTATAGTCGGATGAATTTTGGGCCAGAAGTGACCGGCAATACGTAGGTGAATTCGGAGTGAGATACGCGTGCTGTGATGCAAGGTACACTGGTCGAAGTTGTTGGTTGGCCAGCCGCAGAGGTAACTGATGcgttgttttgtaatttttcaacGGGGAAGAATGAGGAGTTGATGTCTCCGATCCATGTCCTATTATCTAATGATTTGATAGGGTGGCCGGAGGAGCCACAGCAGAGGGCAACATTTTCAGTAGGAGTATATGGAGGTGACAACTCCCCGGCAATAGGGCGGATGAGAAAGTGGAGCAAgaacgagagaaagagagtggaGAGATTTGAAAGGGTTGGCTTACAAAAATTCTTGCAGCTGGGGTTAGTCATTGCGGAAGAGAGAGCTAGAGAGATGGGAACCTTATCAGTGTTAAGGTATggctgtatatatataaaatgttaacgTGGAGTCTCTATATAAACCCACTAGCCTCTAaacctgatatatatatatatatgatacataTCGTGCCATATACAGAAATTTTACTTCAAAAATCAGACGAGTAATGTGCAGCACCATTGAAGAGGATAATGACAGTACTATTCTAACAGACTAAAGTCTTGCAATCCCGGTGAGTGGGAATTGGATCGCCCAATGAAATTTACTTTCTATGCTTAGTTACGATCTTTTAGGTTAGAAAGCTGAGAGGCTGCTTGACCTGGAGCGCTTGATGGTGGTCCATGAAGCCTTCATCATTAACTTCTGAAGGTCTTCGATCTATTTTCATTCATGGATGGTATATGCAGTGTAAAGACctccaaataaaattatttttgaactAATGGCTTAATTCTTAACTGAAGAAGCAGTGGTAACTCTAGAAGGATTTGGTGTGAATACTTAGTGGAAGAAGCACTTTGTTGAGTGGGTTGGGAGGTGGGCGCCGATAGTGGATGGGAGCGTTGGGGACCGAGTGTGGGTTGGAAAACCAGGAGCTGGAGGCCGACTGGTCACGAGTGCATAATTTGCATTCATCATGTTTAGTGCTGATTTCTGAGCGTGTGTAGAATTTTGTTTCATTGGTACTGTTGATTAGCCACCACGAAATGATTTCATTAAGACGGCTAGCTAGCACGCGTCCATTGAACTTTGGAATGGGAGATCATGAGCAAGGTTGCCATCGATTCTCCTGTCTTCTGATCCTCTCTTCTTTTGCGTCTATGCATACCTTTTTCATGTATCTGATATATCGATCGATAGTGGCAAATTTATTTCGTACTAATTAACTAGAAACCGCCCATCAAAATATACACtcagaaatttagaaaaataatgatcgacaaaaattaattatattattaatttgagcTTTGTTTGAGAAATGCTTTGTATCCTTAATCACTTAaccattattattcttttattagtATTAACATGTAATCATCTAAGATCACCTTAATATCCAAACGTAATCATAATTCCTCGATTGTGGACTTACTTGGGGAAAAGAGAGATGCTTCCTCGTCATCAAAGAAATAGTATGCCCCCATTGCCCACCCCACTTATACGCCAGCTTGGGTTTCAGTTGTATAGTTTGTGATTATGCTAGCTTGATTAATTTTGGAAGCAAATGTGCATTCCTTGACATGTGATAgagtttattttaatataaaaattattaacaatTTATAAAACGGTTTTTCTTGATTGGAAAAGTATTTGTAATTCATTACTCATCATGATCTAAGGGGATGGGGAAGGgatagtaattaagaaaatgatggaTAGAATTCTTCGTTAAATTTCTTTCTAAAGAACTTCAAATGCCATGCTTTACACATCTTTTACTACTTGAGAAATTTTCCTTATACAAAGGTTGAACATCAACGCGaaaaccttttcttttttttttatttttaattttggtggGGGTTCATTATACCTAAAGTGATAATTTGGGAAAACTCGAGAAAGACTTGGTGGTCTGCAGAGACATCAACAAGGCGAGTAATCTATGGCTTTCATTATCTTCTTTCTATTCATGTCTGGCCTACCACTTACTTTTGGAGTTTGGGCAATTGAAGCACTTGGTAGAATGGGTTGGGAGTTGGGGGCACttctttcatctaaaacaacCATTAATCTAATAAAACAGTTACTTCGAGATTTTTAAGTTGAAGATAGAGGAATATATAAGCGATTAATTCATGTGAATTTCAACATCCACAGCTTTACTGTCTGTGTATACCAACTTGGCCAAAAACATTTCGGCTCTTATTGAATTAGACCGTCTCCATATTGCCACGTAAGGTTTGCAAAGGCTATCTTAATATTGTCATTGCAGCTTCAACCACCACACTTGCAGCGGCTGATGACTTTATAAAAGGGCAGCTAGCATGAGACGAACTGAGTAGTATTGAACACATTATATAAATACTGAGATCAAGGAGAGATCAGAGCAGAAATAGAAAGCATGGAAGTTAGGGCAGAAAAGAAGGTTACCTTATTTGCCTTCCtcctatttattattatgctCATGGCTCCGCCTATTAATGTTCCTCATGGAGCTATGGCTTCTACTTTAATGAAGGAGAACAACGGCACCACCATCCGCTGCATTAAAGGCTTCTTAGATGAGTACCTTTTAGCCAATCATGACTACCTAGATTTGAGTTCAAGATGGGTTCGGGGTTCCGTAGCAGAATACTTCGATGGTCGGACAGTTCATTCGGGTTCCAACCTGGAAACCCAAGTTTACCTGGATTGGAACCTGGATTTCAAATCCTGGTTGGAACCCTAACCGGCTTAGCCCGAGTCAGATATGGCCCGGAACTCAGATGAATCCGGGTTTTTCAGAACCCAGATTCCAAGTTCCGGATTGAACctgaaattcttttttttaaatcataataGCCTTAATGTAAGAAACAGGAGAGCAAAAATTTAAAGCctcaaaaaattacaaaaaacaaaaccccatgtttgaaaaaaaagagtaaatctaacaaaaataaacccatGTTCAACTAAGTGATAGCATATAAATAGATCTAACCCATATAACTACTCAAACATTCtcataaaaacaaacccaaaatcaataaagcaaaaaacaatacaaatagagagaagaaagaaaaatacccaaacagaattgaacccaaaaataaaatagcagATCTAGCCAAATGAAGCAAGTAGTAGAAGACGACGGCCATGAAGAACAGATCTTCGATTGGTATAGGAAGAGTGAGACGAGCTAGGTTTcggcatgagagagagagagagagagagagagagagagagagagagagagagagagagagaagacgacGGAGCCACAAGTGAGAGACGACGGGCGACGACTAAGGTTACAGAACTCAGCAAAGGAAGCTAGGTTTCATTActagagagagagcgagagaggggCTTTTGAGTTTCGGCACTCAAGAGTTAGAATAAAGGAGATGACTCAGTAATGAAGGAGATGAAGACGatttgaagatgaaggagataaCGGTGATTCGGCAAAGGCGATGGGGTCACGCTGATGGGTCACGCTATCACGGGGTCAGGGGCTCAGTGGGCACAATgaaggaggctagggtttcgaaGTTcgtaacgagagagagagagagagagagagagagagagagagagagagagagagagagagagtgtgtgtgtgtgtgtgtgtgtgtgtgtgtgtgtgtgtgttggggAGGGGGAATGTAATGAAGGTTTGTCTATCAGATGAAAAGTAGAAgccaatttttccttttaaaagatTCAGGTATTGAATTACCCGGGTTTTAAAACCCGTACTCGGACCAGATTGGTCTGGATTTTGCAATCCGAGTTTCAGCCCAAATTGACCCAAGCCGAAAATTATAATGGGAACTCCATTATTCAAGTTCTGAGGCCTGgccaagtaaaaatctggcccggatgaacagtcttaTCGACAGTCCGACAAACAAGTTACTGCTAGCACCCCGCATCCATCTAGTCCTGCAAGATGTGGCCAACCCCTTGAACACGGTAAACCTATACCCCCTACACACCGCCAAGGAATAGTGGCAATAGAGATTGTAAGAAACGATCCCCCTATAATCGTTGTCCCTTGTAAAGGTGACGAACATACATTTTGATGATCAGGAGATCCATAAACAGGGTAATAACCAGGGCTGGGCAACTgggccggatttttttccggcccggttcggaacccggataaccgggttccgGTTACAGGCACCGGCCCAGAAAACACCCGAGCCGGTGCCCGGTTTCTGAAACCTGGGTGAAACCggtccgggtaccggatttaaaacccggtacccgggttttttaaaaatccaaacccagtgccaaaacgacgtcgttttggcactgggttaTATCCCTCCAGCCTTCGGCATCTCGATTCCCCCCCCCCCGAAtccgactctctctctctctctctctctctctctctctctctcaaagaatCTTCCCGAAACCCTACAAATCATCCCATCGCCGTCATCCACTCATCCCGTCGCCGCCGTCATCCCGTCGTCGTTTCATCTGGTCATCCTCCCGAAACACTACAAATCCGGTTAGTTTTTTATAAACTCTTCTTCCATTTCGGTTTCTTTAGTTTATGGTGTGGTTTTTTTagtgggtgtgatttgtttggtgtggtttctgattttgggtgtgatttgttttgggtttctgatttgggtgtgatttgtttagGGTTTCTAattttgggtgtgatttgtaCAAATTTATTTCTAGacttatcatttctcttatttcaTAAGACGTCAATCACCAAATTTTGGCTGCTGATATCCACAAATTCCAACTATTTGTTGTAATTGCAATGGATAAAGATGTGGTTTGATCAAATGGCAGCAACTCTGCTGCAATATGCAAATCACACCCATTGGGTGGAATATTATATGAGGCAGAGCCTGCTACGGTAGCTTAGGTACCTGCTTTGGTACCTGCTacagtttacttttataaacaTCAATTGGGTTCAAAGTCAAGTGAAAGGAAAACTCAATTTGGGGAAGCTCCTTGTTTAAGCAGACTCAAATCCAATAATACTCAATACTGTTTCATAAAACCAAAGTAAAATTCAGTTGAGCATTTCCTAAGAACTCTGaaatccaaatatatatatatatagatctttTGGGATTTGGAGCCATGGTTAAAACAACACTCTTATAATGGTAAATGTCATGTGTGTTtttgtcttaaaaaaaatagaaataaattatatttatataagccACTTATCATGTGCAGatcctaattattttaatattgtgtTGCCTTTTAGGTCTTGGAGCTGTCTGGAACACAGCAAAAGTAGAATCAGGGTCaatagtttctatttttggcCTTGGGACTGTTGGCCTTGCTGTAATTTGCATAGATATTGACAGCAAAAAGTTTGAAAGAGGTACATCTTGAGTTCTCTCTTTCTTGATTTTTTCGTATAGCATGGTATTCTGATTTGATCTATCATGAAGTTTCCTAACTTACATTTTGGCAATTAATTTCTATCCTTTGATTAAAGCACATATATTGTTACTAGTTATCACTTGAATGTTGCTATTCTGTCTCTTGAACATTAGCAATGCTGCTTGCTTGTCATGATCTGCATGCCCTGCAAATTAAGTTTCCAACAGTCCTGAAATTGTCATCAAACctacttaatttatttgtgcCGTGGGGAATGGAAGCATGCATATTGGGCAAATTGCATGaaagattaattaatatttgtggCCATCATTCTTTCACGCAATAAACAGCTTAAAATCACCAGTACGTACTATCTACAACCATAAACTTATAATCAACCAGCACCTCACTAACCTCCAACTATATTCTTGATCAAGCTGTATGTTCATTTGATTTGTGTTCTTGCCTTAAtaacattgtttttcttgtcacTTGTGAACCTGAACCATGTGGTTTTTGGCTTTCCACATGCAGGTTTTTTTATCATGTagtttttgtggtttttgtgCTTGTGAACCTGAACCATGTGGTTTTTGTGCTTGTCCTTGGTTGAGTTCCAAAGAGTTTATTGATTTGGTTTTATCATGTAGGTTCTGGATGGGAACTTCTTGCTTCGCACCGAATTTCATCCGCTGATAAATGGttagaaaaatatgaatctCCAAAACTGATCCTCATAACTTTTTGCTTATTAGATGttctttttaatacttttgCCTGTTATTAtgattttatcacatttttaatcaatttagCCATCACTGGCCTGCAATATTTGTCACTTCTCACTTAACACAGAAAGACAAAACCCATTGGCTCTAATAGATCCAAATTGTCGcccacatgatttttttttttttaagaaatcctaattactaataatttgattttaaaaatattatcaagaaCATGATGATATTTGAGAATCTCATGAATACTGTTGAGTCGGCATGATTGAGTGGCAGAGGGGGCtaagtagcattttcctttgttttctatttttctgttCTTTCTTGTTTTAGTGTAAATAAGATACCATGCATGTGGTACTTttgctttcctttcttttttggtttagtGTAAATAAGATACCATTCATAGACGAAATTAGTTTCACGGTACCCATTTTGCATGTCATTCATCAAGCTCAATATTCAAACTAATTTACATGCATGATCATGAATAAATGGCCATTTGTAAATCATTAAGTAATTTAGGCACAATTTTTCTTCTTGATGCAGGACACTAACAAGCAGGCTGCTGAATCACTAAAGACTCATGCTCATGAGTAGCCGTTCAGATCGCACCAGCACAATCCAATATTCTACttgatttctttcctttccaaaGCAAATAAGATGGATTATTATTCTGTTTTCTTTCCTATTGtgtttttgttaatttgtttccTTAGTTTACGATTCCCGTATGGTAATATAAACTTTCCTTAATCTCATGAATCTCAAGAAACGTTATGTGCAAGATTTGAAGGAACAATATTTTGAAGGAATATTAATAATCaggctttgttaaaaaaaaaaaaaaaaaaaaaaaaaaaactgggtataggccggaacccggatttccaggttgtaaaaacccggatcaatccgggttctagcccgggtcataacccgggtatatccgggccggactccggcccggatttggaatccgggttccgggccgggtatacccggatacccggtccggTACCCGATTGCCCAGCCCTAAATTAACTAATAAGATGTGTAGTGGAAGGAAGTAGtaattcttttcactttttataattatatatattatattttgtaatgttgTACATGCCCTGATaaggaaaattatgaaaatatacaTTTATTTACTTCGATCAACTTTTCTGTTTCCATCCTAAACATCTTTTATTTTACCACaattaaagtttaaaaatttgattccATTGGCACACGATTCCCGTGCCAACCTTTCCAATTATTTGTctcaaaaatatgaattttataaaactcatcAGTTCTTGTTTTCTGTAAATTGAATCAAACTACTCGGAAAGTATGTAAGAAAATCAATAGAATTAGGAACCCAATTAAGTTAGTGAACTTATTTCTTTGTTGCCAAATTTACCAAACATCTTCTGTTTTTTGGTCTTTTATGGGACTACCAAACTCAAAGATTGTGTTAGGCTGTTAGCCCTTGCGGAGTTTGGGTTGAATGGGGAATTTTTGCGTTCACATAACAACAAAAGTCAATAGGGGGTTCTAGTACTTATTCATAATTGAAGCAGTACTTGGTGGAAATTACGCGAGAAGGACTAGATCATGTTCTGCTGAGCCATCAACGACGCGAGTAATCTATGGTTTTCATTTTCCACTTTCTCTTATTGTCCCCCCGTTCTTTGGAGTTTGGTCAATCGGATAAGTGGGAGGAAGCTATAGCACTTAGCAGAGTGGGTTGTGAGTTGGGGGCATTTCGAGAATAGGATGGAGCTGAGAAGATTTTGGGCGGCGAGCGTGCTAATACTTGATGACTACTGCCGATAACATTCATCATTATAAGATTGCGACCGTTATTGCAATTTCGAAGTTGAAACGTGGTATGAAgttggttatttatttatttagcttTCAAGTTTCCGTTTGAAGGGTTTTTTCAGTTGATCATATGATGCAATAAATCAAATGGGTTTTtgcattttagtaatttaatttCTAATAACGTGGTATATATTCGATCATTGATGACTCTCAAAGTCTTGGTACAAGTCTCCGACATCTTCTCAGGAAAATTACACTGCACAATTTCTGAGTGCTAGAAACGAAGCAAGCGAGAGGGTTCGCATCTTCTTACATGAAAATTCCAGGAACAATTGCTGTCGGGCCATGAGAAGTGTGGCTCGTAACGGGAAGACTCGTGAAGTCTCGGCCTGGAAAAATCCAAAAGGATTTTGAGTGGACTCGTCTATCACACACTCGGGCGTAACTTCAGCTTGACCTTCCAAAGTTGCAGCAACAATTTCATATTGGGAAATGATGCATCCTCACAAAAGCtgtcgaatttttttttttttaaacttaatttcataataattatgtcaatattaattttaaaagtatctatacataataattattttgcatACTCTATTTCTTATAATACACAtctcttttatcattattagcttaatatataatgtgaaaATTATCAATACCAAAACCTTTTATGAACAcctaaatattaaattttgctATTGATAATtttcacattatatattaagctaataatgataaaagagaTGTGTATTATAAGAAATAGAGTatgcaaaataattattatgtatagatacttttaaaattaatattgacataatatttatttgaaagttgTCATGTTCTCTCattgagttaattttttttaaggactCATTgagtaaattaattttttttaattgggtattttttttcttttagaaaatgctacttgaatatatatatatatatatatatatattatatttttttagacttCTTCCACTAGGAGCCCTAATGGAAGAGTCGACCTGGTGCTAGGTTACCCCAAATGTGTTCTCTAAGGTTGCCCTTCATGGCCTTGCAACATCAtgtcaaattttagaaaaaatgaaaaagagtggATAATTCTCCACACACGTGAGGAGGgcaaactcaaaatcacatttgcAGGACAATCTatcgtttttctttttcttttttccctttccaaTAGTAGAAACATGGGCCAGACACACTCAcgtatattttttacaaaaactcttctactcattatctataCTCCATACATTTggtaaaggaaaaataaaactaaaaataaaaataaaaaataatcatgtgtCGTGGGTGGTATAGAAATGATGAGCAGAATTCCTCTTTAGACAATCTAAATTCAGAGATCTTAGGCCACCCGTTCTCTAATCGACTCGTtactaaatataaatttttcaaaatatattaaagaaattGTTGCATTCATGTCCCATGTGTGTGGCTGCCAACCATAAGGGAGATAAATCCTTCCCCCAAACTCAACCATTCTGTGGTGTCAAGAGCTTAGTTGGTACAGCCACTACGGGCTGGCtattatgttttgtttaatttatcaaaaaaaaatcaaaattagtttttaattataaacttgtttacttttctatataaaaaatattattttaaaaaatgaccgTAGAGGGTATATTCTCATCCTCACCTTTTGCTTGGGCCTAGGCAAGAAGCTTAAGCCCATCTCGACCCGAATCGTTCCTATGGGCCCAAAACCTTTTATGAACACCTAAATATTAGATTTTGCTATTGATAATtttcacattatatattaagctaataatgataaaagagaTGTGTATTATAAGAAATAGAGTatgcaaaataattattatgtatagatacttttaaaattaatattgacataatatttatttgatagTTGTGATGTTCTCTCattgagttaattttttttaaggactCATTgagtaaattaattttttttaattgcgtattttttttcttttagaaaatgctacttgaatatatatatatatatatatattatatttttttagacttCTTCCACTAGGAGCCCTAATGGAAGAGTCGACCTGGTGCTAGGTTACCCCAAATGTGTTCTCTAAGGTTGCCCTTCATGGCCTTGCAACATCAtgtcaaattttagaaaaaatgaaaaagagtggATAATTCTCCACACACGTGAGGAGGgcaaactcaaaatcacatttgcGGGACAATCTatcgtttttctttttcttttttccctttccaaTAGTAGAAACATGGGCCAGACACACTCAcgtatattttttacaaaaactcttctactcattatctataCTCCATACATTTggtaaaggaaaaataaaaataaaaataaaaataaaaaataatcatgtgtCGTGGGTGGTATAGAAATGATGAGCAGAATTCCTCTTTAGACAATCTAAAATCAGAGATCTTAGGCCACCCGTTCTCTAATCGACTCGTtactaaatataaatttttcaaaatatattaaagaaattGTTGCATTCATGTCCCATGTGTGTGGCTGCCAACCATAAGGGAGATAAATCCTTCCCCCAAACTCAACCATTCTGTGGTGTCAAGAGCTTAGTTGGTACAGCCACTACGGGCTGGCtattatgttttgtttaatttatcaaaaaaaaatcaaaattagtttttaattataaacttgtttacttttctatataaaaaatattattttaaaaaatgaccgTAGAGGGTATATTCTCATCCTCACCTTTTGCTTGGGCCTAGGCAAGAAGCTTAAGCCCATCTCGACCCGAATCGTTCCTATGGGCCCAGCAATcaccaacaaaatatggcccaTGAGATGTACTAGGGGAAAGAGAATACCCTCGCATGGGAAATAAGACCTGCCGAGGGTGGGCCCTGCGCACGCGCccggggggagggggggcgCAGATAAGACATGTCAACCCTGATACCCTCCTACGACACATAGCATTTAAAGATCTAAGTCGGCAAGTAAACAGAGATTACAAGCAACCCTCTATTCCCTAATGATGGGAATGAAAAGTGACTGCATCAATCGTATGCCGTGAGATGCCACCCGGGCATCCATGCTGCATTAATGGCCCACCTCAAAAGCCATGTCGCATTAGAGACCATAGTTTAACAAATGTGAGCATAATGCTGGCCCCTGACATAGCGTACCGAATGTTCCCCCAATACCTCATATAAAAGCAAGACTCCTCTTCTAGTGCTCCTAGGTCTTCCACAACAAGAGTTACCAGCTGCTCCACCCCCTTTCATAGAAACAAGCCaagtttaaaaataagaaaacaagaagaaaaagaaagagaagaaaaaaaggggAG
This is a stretch of genomic DNA from Carya illinoinensis cultivar Pawnee chromosome 3, C.illinoinensisPawnee_v1, whole genome shotgun sequence. It encodes these proteins:
- the LOC122303040 gene encoding receptor-like protein kinase FERONIA yields the protein MTNPSCKNFCKPTLSNLSTLFLSFLLHFLIRPIAGELSPPYTPTENVALCCGSSGHPIKSLDNRTWIGDINSSFFPVEKLQNNASVTSAAGQPTTSTSVPCITARVSHSEFTYVLPVTSGPKFIRLYFYPATYQNFERSKALFSVKIGPYTLLHEFNASLTADFDDNPLDPTIYREFCINVVDEQWLNITFIPSPNTIDTHAFINGIEVVSMPPYLYYTKPDDPENGFNFIGEPNQRVRIENNTALEMVYRINVGGGGIPPYKDTGMFRMWSAEGAYLTSSGTSVLPVNLTVHLQFNQIPNYTAPEQVYRTARSMGMDNELNKKYNLTWQFPVDYGFMYMVRLHFCEFEGEILVIGDRVFLIFINNQSAEGGFDVIGQSGGNGVPIYKDYAVLMPNAQRNEKKLNLSVALQANPADWQTRRSDAILNGIEIFKLSNFGGNLAGPNPDPRDILIPKTTTPPSQLQKRRTRVAILKAIIGTLGGVVFIVAVLSIVGFLIFRRNKRIKQEGSSDGTSWWYPFSSSKTKSRTSGSSLPSDLCRCFSLTEIRAAINNFDDAFIIGVGGFGNVYKGSIDDGATLVAIKRLNPRSRQGAHEFQTEIRMLSQLRHLNLVSLIGYCNEQQEMILVYDYMTRGSVRDHLYNTDKPPLSWEQRLQICIGAAHGLYYLHSGTSRTIIHRDVKTTNILLDEEWVAKVSDFGLSKLGPTGHSMTHVSTEVKGSIGYLDPEYYRRQQLTEKSDVYSFGVVLCEVLCARAPLVRNAEKEQVSLSELVRKRYRSGKLDQIVDPFLIGKISPECLRKFGEIAVSCLLDDGVERPSMDDVVRDLEFALQLQNCKTCKISVIGDHCDGVFTRSSGSEPNGKSSSSELEPSFGPSFGEKESYSLISGAAFTDLVNPKGR